In Deinococcus proteolyticus MRP, a single genomic region encodes these proteins:
- a CDS encoding metallophosphoesterase family protein, with translation MRALLLSDIHANKPALDAVLEHAHRDGTRYGATYFLGDALGYGPHPREVLETLQGLRAQCVLGNHDLGLLQLAEGLKAAAVGTGTQVLVWQIGRLSERDLRYVRGWKDVLEDAGLGVRLRHGSPLSLNEYTDLDAARRSFRTWDGNLAFVGHTHVPAAYATLSGTAGEWMRHQPLAALPGQTSVRYPVPPKARVILNPGSVGQPRDGDPRASYGVYDSDRRTLEVFRVPYDIEHTQRDLRAAGLPDSLAERLSAGR, from the coding sequence GTGCGTGCCCTGCTCCTGTCTGACATTCATGCCAACAAGCCTGCGCTGGACGCCGTACTGGAGCATGCGCACCGGGACGGGACACGCTACGGCGCGACCTACTTCCTGGGCGACGCCCTGGGCTACGGCCCTCACCCCCGCGAGGTGCTGGAAACCCTGCAGGGCCTGCGGGCGCAGTGCGTGCTGGGCAACCACGATCTGGGGCTGCTACAGCTGGCAGAAGGCCTCAAGGCCGCCGCCGTGGGCACCGGCACACAAGTGCTGGTGTGGCAAATCGGCCGCCTGAGCGAGCGCGACCTGCGGTATGTGCGCGGCTGGAAAGACGTGCTGGAAGACGCCGGCCTGGGCGTGCGTCTGCGCCACGGCTCGCCGCTGTCGCTGAACGAATACACCGACCTGGACGCCGCCCGCCGCAGCTTCCGCACCTGGGACGGCAACCTGGCCTTCGTGGGGCACACCCACGTGCCGGCCGCCTACGCCACCCTCAGCGGCACAGCCGGCGAGTGGATGCGGCACCAGCCTCTTGCTGCGCTGCCGGGGCAGACCTCGGTGCGCTACCCGGTGCCGCCCAAGGCCCGCGTGATTCTGAATCCCGGCAGCGTAGGCCAGCCCCGCGACGGCGACCCCAGAGCCTCTTACGGTGTGTACGACAGTGACCGGCGCACGCTGGAAGTGTTCCGGGTGCCCTACGACATCGAGCACACCCAGCGCGACCTGCGCGCCGCCGGCCTACCCGACTCCCTGGCCGAGCGCCTGAGCGCCGGGCGCTAG
- a CDS encoding cation diffusion facilitator family transporter encodes MTGHDHHHTAPGAGHSSHGGHDHNHGANASTRQLGLALALTGTFLVVEAAYAFISGSLALLSDAGHMLTDAAALALSLLAVKAGERPADRRRTFGYRRTEILAAALNAAALLAVGGYILYEAVQRLREPVAVQTTPMLVVAVLGLIVNLLSARILAGGQEGSLNVRSAYLEVLSDLLGSAAVIVGAILIMFTGWTWVDPLLGAGIGLWVIPRTWRLLSESVNVLLEGAPAGLDLDTLRAELSALPGVTEVHDLHVWSITSGEHSLTVHLVSGSTAGSAELLAAAQEVAGRHGIEHVTVQIEPPGHHGEHAHGLHA; translated from the coding sequence ATGACCGGCCACGACCACCACCACACCGCCCCCGGCGCGGGGCACAGCTCCCACGGCGGCCATGACCACAACCACGGCGCGAATGCCAGCACCCGGCAGCTGGGGCTGGCGCTCGCGCTGACCGGCACGTTTCTGGTGGTAGAGGCCGCTTACGCGTTCATCTCGGGCAGCCTGGCGCTGCTGTCGGACGCCGGGCACATGCTGACCGACGCCGCTGCGCTGGCCCTGTCGCTGCTGGCCGTGAAGGCCGGCGAGCGCCCCGCCGACCGCCGGCGCACCTTCGGCTACCGCCGCACCGAGATTCTGGCCGCCGCCCTCAACGCCGCCGCGCTGCTGGCCGTGGGCGGCTACATCCTCTACGAAGCGGTGCAGCGCCTGCGCGAGCCGGTGGCGGTCCAGACCACACCCATGCTGGTGGTGGCCGTGCTGGGGCTGATCGTGAACCTCTTGAGCGCCCGCATCCTGGCCGGGGGGCAAGAGGGCAGCCTGAACGTGCGCTCAGCCTACTTGGAAGTGCTGAGCGACCTGCTGGGGTCGGCAGCGGTCATCGTGGGCGCGATCCTGATCATGTTCACCGGCTGGACCTGGGTGGACCCGCTGCTGGGCGCCGGTATCGGCCTGTGGGTGATTCCGCGGACCTGGCGCCTGCTGAGCGAAAGTGTGAATGTGCTGCTGGAAGGCGCCCCGGCTGGCCTGGACCTGGACACCCTGCGGGCCGAACTGAGCGCCCTACCCGGCGTGACCGAGGTGCACGACCTGCACGTGTGGAGCATCACCAGCGGCGAGCACAGCCTCACGGTGCATCTGGTCAGCGGCTCCACCGCCGGAAGTGCCGAACTGCTGGCCGCCGCGCAGGAGGTGGCCGGGCGTCACGGCATCGAGCACGTCACGGTGCAGATAGAGCCGCCGGGGCACCACGGCGAGCACGCTCACGGCCTGCACGCCTGA
- a CDS encoding SDR family NAD(P)-dependent oxidoreductase produces the protein MSRSAVLLTGASSGIGEAATYELSARGYALVLAARREDRLRRLARELDPSGSRVIVVPCDVADPAAREALVRAALEHFGQIDVLVNNAGVGLGGGAWWKDPDWPRVLHVNLEAAMALTALVLPPMVERGQGHIVNVASVAGQVATEGVYSASKFGVRGFSFALRRELWGSGVAVSVVSPGFVRTEMTAGSRLNKLGLPMPGPEVVAQAIAGVLARPRREVTVPRLYRLAALAEALPALSDPLIARGYSARRR, from the coding sequence GTGAGCCGCTCTGCCGTTTTGCTGACCGGTGCGTCCAGCGGGATTGGCGAAGCGGCGACCTACGAGCTGAGTGCGCGGGGCTACGCGCTGGTGCTGGCGGCGCGGCGGGAGGACAGGCTGCGCCGACTGGCCCGCGAACTGGACCCCAGCGGGTCGCGGGTGATTGTGGTGCCGTGCGACGTGGCCGACCCTGCCGCCCGTGAGGCGCTGGTGCGGGCGGCGCTGGAGCACTTCGGTCAGATAGACGTGCTGGTGAACAACGCAGGCGTGGGCCTGGGCGGCGGAGCATGGTGGAAAGACCCCGACTGGCCCCGCGTGCTGCACGTGAACCTGGAAGCGGCGATGGCCCTTACGGCGCTGGTGCTGCCGCCCATGGTGGAGCGTGGGCAGGGCCATATCGTGAACGTGGCCTCGGTGGCGGGACAGGTGGCGACCGAGGGCGTGTACAGCGCCAGCAAATTCGGGGTGCGCGGGTTCAGCTTCGCGCTGCGCCGTGAGCTGTGGGGCAGTGGGGTCGCGGTCAGCGTGGTGTCGCCCGGCTTCGTCCGCACCGAGATGACTGCCGGCAGCCGCCTGAACAAGCTGGGGCTGCCCATGCCAGGACCGGAGGTGGTGGCCCAGGCCATAGCCGGGGTGCTGGCCCGCCCGCGCCGTGAGGTGACGGTGCCGCGCCTCTACCGGCTGGCCGCCCTGGCCGAGGCCCTGCCGGCCCTGAGCGACCCGCTGATTGCGCGGGGATACAGCGCCCGGCGCCGCTAG
- a CDS encoding DNA polymerase III: MLPTLPHAHLPLLEQATASRGNALLLTGAEYGGGAALARAAFAALNCSGARGMGGEACGVCPSCRALAAGAHPDLLELSPRETTSTGRTARRKIIPIGAVLQSRDKGRDYDTHVFEFLEVRPTYRRRAVLIHGAEYLGAEAANALLKLMEEPPHGALFVLLAGDVRAVMPTLVSRSTRLSVPPLDDPTMHEELARQVAGESSTLDVNGQELVAFAAGRPEVLTHAGEVAAALSAAASLHAALREGLLPTLEAAAYLEKSWTPWHAQALRFVWREETPHARARLDTALDALERALEAYANPGLSFMVFGLGARAALGEAG, encoded by the coding sequence ATGCTGCCCACCCTCCCCCACGCCCACCTGCCGCTGCTGGAACAGGCCACCGCGTCGCGCGGCAACGCCCTGCTGCTGACCGGAGCCGAGTACGGCGGCGGGGCGGCGCTGGCGCGGGCGGCCTTCGCGGCGCTCAACTGCTCAGGTGCGCGCGGCATGGGCGGCGAAGCCTGCGGCGTGTGTCCCAGCTGCCGGGCGCTGGCGGCCGGGGCGCACCCGGATCTGCTGGAGCTGTCGCCGCGTGAGACCACCAGCACCGGCCGGACGGCGCGGCGCAAAATCATTCCCATCGGCGCGGTGCTGCAAAGCCGTGACAAGGGCCGCGACTACGACACGCATGTCTTTGAATTTCTGGAGGTGCGCCCCACCTACCGCCGCCGGGCCGTGCTGATTCACGGGGCCGAGTACCTGGGGGCTGAAGCTGCCAACGCGCTGCTCAAGCTGATGGAAGAGCCGCCCCACGGCGCGCTGTTCGTGCTGCTGGCCGGCGACGTGCGGGCGGTGATGCCCACGCTGGTCAGCCGCTCAACCCGCCTGAGCGTGCCCCCGCTGGACGACCCGACCATGCACGAAGAACTGGCCCGGCAGGTGGCCGGCGAGTCCAGCACCCTGGACGTGAACGGGCAGGAGCTGGTCGCCTTCGCCGCCGGGCGCCCGGAGGTGCTCACGCACGCCGGCGAGGTGGCGGCGGCCCTGAGCGCGGCGGCCAGCCTGCATGCGGCGCTGCGTGAAGGGCTGCTGCCTACCCTGGAAGCGGCAGCCTACCTGGAAAAAAGCTGGACCCCCTGGCACGCACAGGCGCTGCGTTTCGTGTGGCGGGAAGAGACGCCGCACGCCCGCGCCCGGCTGGACACTGCCCTGGACGCCCTGGAGCGGGCGCTGGAAGCCTACGCCAATCCGGGCCTGAGCTTCATGGTGTTCGGTCTGGGAGCGCGGGCGGCACTGGGTGAAGCAGGATAA
- a CDS encoding DinB family protein encodes MTAPHPADALAALLAEQLPELERLSEAQTSWRPAADIWSGKEILGHLIDSSANNHARFVGGALAAGGNYAGYSQEGWVMVGGYQHRPWRELLELWVAYQRQLIHLLRGVPAPAWRHEFTVRGERLTLHDLACGYVDHTHRHLTQLRERCAEAPAGTPPDLGAAAASWNPLVPELTVQDFGRSLDFYTRVLGFSVREQRSQPDFACLDLHGAQVMLEAWHPEGWNTGGWNIAELRPPLGRGVNLRIEVRALDGVRERLRAAGVTLYRDLQEEWYSVAGGQQQGVLELLVQDPDGYLLRLSEPLGSRPGA; translated from the coding sequence ATGACTGCCCCACACCCCGCCGACGCCCTGGCGGCCCTGCTGGCCGAGCAGCTTCCGGAACTGGAGCGGCTGAGCGAAGCCCAGACCTCCTGGCGGCCTGCTGCGGACATCTGGAGCGGCAAGGAGATTCTGGGCCACCTGATCGATTCCAGCGCCAACAACCATGCGCGCTTCGTGGGCGGGGCGCTGGCTGCCGGGGGCAACTATGCGGGGTATTCGCAGGAAGGCTGGGTCATGGTGGGCGGCTACCAACACCGGCCCTGGCGCGAGCTGCTGGAGCTGTGGGTCGCCTATCAGCGGCAACTGATTCACCTGCTGCGCGGCGTGCCGGCTCCGGCCTGGCGACATGAATTCACCGTGCGCGGCGAGCGGCTGACCCTGCACGACCTGGCCTGCGGGTATGTGGACCACACCCACCGGCACCTGACGCAGCTGCGTGAGCGCTGCGCCGAGGCTCCGGCAGGGACACCGCCTGACCTCGGCGCAGCGGCGGCCAGCTGGAATCCACTGGTGCCCGAACTCACGGTGCAGGACTTCGGGCGCAGTCTGGACTTTTATACGCGGGTGCTGGGCTTCAGCGTGCGCGAGCAGCGGAGCCAGCCCGACTTTGCTTGTCTCGACCTGCACGGCGCTCAGGTGATGCTGGAAGCCTGGCATCCAGAGGGCTGGAACACCGGCGGCTGGAACATTGCCGAGTTACGGCCTCCACTGGGCCGGGGCGTCAATTTGCGGATCGAGGTGCGGGCGCTGGACGGGGTGCGCGAGCGGCTGCGGGCAGCGGGGGTGACGCTCTACCGCGACCTGCAAGAAGAGTGGTACAGCGTGGCCGGCGGGCAGCAGCAGGGCGTCCTTGAACTGCTGGTTCAGGACCCGGACGGCTACCTGCTGCGCCTGAGCGAACCGCTGGGAAGTCGGCCCGGTGCTTGA
- a CDS encoding MBL fold metallo-hydrolase has product MLELPFPNSPAPPPYNQLDPVQHGAAWVRCLSTGRLNENGLLVTDSPSGGAGLLVDPGSDAGQLLRMVDTSGAEVQAILLTHGHYDHIGAVQALRHELDAPVYLHAAELPVYAGAGALAQQFGESDFQQPAAPDALIRQGQTFRAGGVTLTARELPGHSPGHTVFVGDGFVLAGDTLFRGAIAPTNLPGADRTLLLRGIVRELLNLPPHTVVYPGHGAPTTVGAERGRALFRRWLAEAPPGPAPSTLSP; this is encoded by the coding sequence GTGCTTGAGCTGCCTTTCCCGAATTCCCCGGCTCCGCCACCTTACAACCAGCTGGACCCCGTGCAGCACGGCGCGGCCTGGGTGCGCTGCCTGTCTACCGGCCGCCTGAACGAGAACGGCCTGCTGGTCACCGACAGCCCCAGCGGCGGCGCGGGCCTGCTGGTGGACCCCGGCAGCGACGCGGGCCAGCTGCTGCGGATGGTAGACACCAGCGGCGCCGAGGTGCAGGCCATCTTGCTCACCCACGGGCACTACGACCATATCGGCGCGGTGCAGGCGCTGCGCCACGAGCTGGACGCGCCCGTGTACCTGCACGCCGCCGAGCTGCCGGTATACGCCGGGGCCGGAGCGCTGGCGCAGCAGTTCGGGGAAAGCGACTTCCAGCAGCCAGCTGCCCCCGACGCCCTCATCCGGCAGGGGCAGACTTTCAGGGCAGGGGGCGTGACCCTCACCGCCCGCGAGCTGCCGGGGCACTCGCCGGGGCATACGGTGTTTGTGGGAGACGGCTTCGTGCTGGCCGGCGACACGCTCTTTCGTGGGGCCATCGCTCCCACCAACCTGCCCGGCGCCGACCGCACTCTTCTCCTCCGCGGCATCGTGCGCGAGCTGCTGAATTTGCCGCCGCACACGGTGGTCTACCCCGGTCATGGTGCGCCCACCACCGTCGGTGCAGAGCGCGGACGGGCCTTGTTCCGCCGCTGGCTGGCCGAGGCTCCCCCCGGCCCTGCACCCTCTACACTCTCCCCATGA
- a CDS encoding MBL fold metallo-hydrolase, translating into MTLPTPAQHGDARIWLLPTGPLQENCYLVAGPEHQGFLIDPGEDAAGILALVDASGVQVQAILLTHGHFDHIGAVQAVREALGVPVYLHPGSAADYDSGQQRAALFGLPLTQPAAPDHAIAQGQLFTAGSLRLMARDLPGHAQGHVVFVGDGFVLAGDTLFAGSIGRTDLPGGNHPQLLAGIEAELLTLDGETAVYPGHGPATTIARERQTNPFL; encoded by the coding sequence ATGACCCTTCCCACTCCCGCCCAGCACGGAGACGCCCGCATCTGGCTGCTGCCCACCGGCCCCTTGCAGGAGAACTGCTACCTGGTGGCCGGCCCCGAGCACCAAGGCTTCCTGATTGACCCCGGCGAGGACGCCGCCGGCATTCTGGCCCTGGTAGACGCCAGCGGCGTGCAGGTGCAGGCCATTTTGCTGACCCACGGGCACTTCGACCATATCGGCGCGGTGCAGGCGGTCCGCGAAGCGCTGGGGGTGCCGGTTTATCTGCACCCGGGCAGTGCGGCCGACTACGACAGCGGCCAGCAGCGGGCGGCGCTGTTCGGGCTGCCGCTCACCCAGCCGGCCGCCCCCGACCATGCCATCGCCCAAGGCCAGCTGTTCACCGCCGGCAGCCTGCGCCTGATGGCCCGCGACCTGCCCGGCCACGCCCAGGGCCATGTGGTGTTTGTCGGGGACGGCTTCGTGCTGGCGGGCGATACCCTCTTTGCCGGCAGCATCGGCCGCACCGACCTGCCCGGCGGCAACCATCCGCAGCTGCTGGCCGGTATCGAGGCCGAACTGCTGACCCTGGACGGCGAAACGGCGGTGTACCCCGGCCACGGCCCCGCCACCACCATCGCGCGTGAGCGGCAGACCAACCCCTTCCTGTAG
- a CDS encoding DUF2270 domain-containing protein, which produces MTEARPGTLTATSYSGNAANALIHLYRGESYKMVSYRQRLDHTTNWAVVTTAGLASFAMGDAAHSHATFLFAMFMNFYFLRLEARRFRSYEIAHHRVRVMERFFYPAMLGEHVDAGWHQFLLAELAKPRSPISIREALGWRLKRNYLWIYAAVLIAWLAKLAETYPANTPISADAFVQTARVGTLAGWAVLLGVAAFYAYLISLAVSASREYPLEDD; this is translated from the coding sequence ATGACCGAAGCGCGTCCCGGCACCCTCACGGCAACCAGCTACAGTGGCAACGCCGCCAACGCGCTGATTCACCTGTACCGCGGCGAATCGTACAAGATGGTCAGCTACCGCCAGCGACTGGACCACACCACCAACTGGGCCGTGGTGACCACGGCGGGCCTGGCCAGCTTCGCCATGGGCGACGCGGCACACAGCCACGCCACGTTCCTGTTCGCCATGTTCATGAACTTCTACTTTCTGCGGCTGGAAGCGCGGCGCTTCCGGTCGTACGAGATTGCCCACCACCGCGTGCGGGTCATGGAGCGCTTCTTTTATCCGGCCATGCTGGGCGAGCATGTCGATGCCGGCTGGCACCAGTTCCTGCTGGCCGAACTGGCCAAGCCGCGCAGCCCCATCAGCATCCGCGAGGCGCTGGGCTGGCGGCTCAAGCGCAACTACCTGTGGATTTACGCAGCCGTGCTGATCGCCTGGCTGGCCAAACTGGCCGAAACCTATCCCGCGAACACGCCCATCAGCGCCGACGCTTTCGTGCAGACGGCGCGGGTGGGCACCCTGGCCGGCTGGGCCGTCCTGCTGGGCGTGGCCGCCTTCTACGCGTATCTGATTTCGCTGGCTGTCAGCGCCTCACGCGAGTACCCGCTGGAAGACGACTAG
- a CDS encoding 4-(cytidine 5'-diphospho)-2-C-methyl-D-erythritol kinase: MNRSKSLRVAGSKANQPSTYFAPAKTNLGLSILGVRPDGYHDLSSLMVPLSVGDELSFAPAPTLTLSIDGPYGTGLPTDERNLVYRAARSYLDAAGVTEGVHITLTKRLPLASGLGGGSSDAATTLLALADLYPAQLDLPALALQLGADVPFFLLGSAALAEGVGERLGPVPDLPPVHLVLANPGSEVSAGDAYRWLDETGEFGPTLNLPGIITALQQGRELPYFNSLQSGVLRRHPEIEATLQALADAGLHSVLMSGSGATCFGLARDAAHAEAVAAELQAAQPGWWVTSAQVLTGTSRVDHG, translated from the coding sequence GTGAATAGGTCTAAGAGTTTAAGAGTCGCAGGGTCTAAGGCTAACCAACCCTCAACCTACTTCGCTCCCGCCAAGACCAACCTCGGCCTCAGCATCCTCGGCGTGCGGCCCGACGGCTACCACGACCTCTCCAGCCTGATGGTGCCGCTCAGCGTGGGCGACGAACTGAGCTTTGCGCCTGCGCCGACCCTGACGCTGAGCATTGACGGGCCATACGGCACAGGCCTGCCCACCGACGAGCGCAATCTGGTCTACCGTGCCGCGCGGAGCTATCTGGACGCGGCGGGCGTGACCGAGGGCGTCCACATCACCCTGACCAAGCGTTTGCCACTGGCTTCGGGCCTCGGCGGGGGCAGCAGCGACGCGGCGACCACGCTGCTGGCGCTGGCCGACCTGTATCCCGCTCAGCTGGATTTGCCTGCGCTGGCGCTGCAACTCGGCGCGGACGTGCCCTTTTTCCTGCTCGGCAGCGCAGCCCTTGCAGAAGGCGTGGGCGAACGCCTCGGCCCCGTCCCCGACTTGCCCCCCGTCCATCTGGTGTTGGCGAACCCCGGCAGTGAAGTCAGCGCGGGCGACGCCTACCGCTGGCTGGACGAAACGGGCGAATTCGGCCCCACGCTGAACCTGCCGGGCATCATTACTGCGCTGCAGCAGGGGCGCGAACTGCCTTATTTCAACTCGCTGCAGAGCGGTGTGCTGCGCCGCCACCCGGAAATCGAGGCCACCTTGCAGGCGCTGGCGGACGCAGGCCTGCACTCGGTGCTGATGAGCGGCTCAGGCGCGACTTGCTTCGGGCTGGCGCGGGACGCTGCTCACGCTGAGGCTGTCGCTGCCGAGCTTCAGGCCGCGCAGCCGGGCTGGTGGGTCACGTCGGCGCAGGTGCTCACCGGTACAAGCCGCGTAGATCACGGCTAA
- a CDS encoding type II toxin-antitoxin system VapC family toxin — protein sequence MEIIMRVTSLDTSVIVASIYPEHPQHAWALRQRQKAEALAMSAHSLAEVYKVIKGHPRIKLSPSQATPLLRALADQVRVIPLTEASYHAALTRCAKHQLSGSVIFDALIAQAALEAEAVALLTLNPKDFRRLGEDVAGLVVSP from the coding sequence TTGGAAATAATCATGCGGGTCACTTCGCTGGATACCAGCGTGATTGTCGCCAGCATTTACCCTGAACACCCGCAGCACGCTTGGGCGCTACGGCAGCGGCAAAAGGCCGAAGCACTTGCCATGAGCGCCCACAGCTTGGCTGAGGTGTATAAGGTGATTAAGGGACATCCCCGCATCAAGCTCTCTCCCTCACAGGCCACGCCATTGCTGCGCGCGCTAGCGGACCAAGTCAGGGTTATCCCCCTCACCGAAGCCAGTTACCACGCCGCCCTGACCCGCTGCGCCAAGCACCAACTTTCTGGCAGCGTCATCTTCGACGCGCTGATTGCCCAAGCCGCGCTGGAGGCGGAAGCAGTGGCCCTGCTCACCCTGAATCCGAAAGACTTTCGCCGTCTGGGGGAGGACGTAGCGGGGTTGGTGGTGAGTCCGTGA
- a CDS encoding AbrB/MazE/SpoVT family DNA-binding domain-containing protein — translation MIQTAPFTLQIDKFGRVVIPKKVREALGVREGGTLEATVSGGELTLKGESPRYRIELGEDGWPLIHTEGMTAADFENIDYRDDRTPEELAAWK, via the coding sequence ATGATCCAAACGGCCCCATTTACCCTGCAAATAGACAAGTTTGGACGCGTCGTAATTCCCAAAAAGGTGCGCGAGGCGCTGGGGGTGCGGGAAGGCGGCACACTTGAAGCCACGGTCAGCGGCGGCGAACTGACCCTGAAGGGCGAAAGCCCCCGCTACCGCATCGAGCTTGGCGAGGATGGCTGGCCGCTGATTCACACTGAGGGCATGACTGCCGCGGACTTTGAAAACATTGATTACCGCGATGACCGCACCCCCGAAGAACTGGCGGCTTGGAAATAA
- the ispD gene encoding 2-C-methyl-D-erythritol 4-phosphate cytidylyltransferase yields the protein MPSLSPINSQPSTPSYAALIPAAGSGTRLGKGPKAAVTVGGRSLLAWATEALAPHVAEVVVALPGGLSLPADVPAGVRTITGGATRQDSVRLLLEATHAEYVLIHDAARPFLSAEIVQAMQAAVLRSEAATVALPVADSLVLGDVNTEQARAFWVQGVARENLWAIQTPQGFRRELLQYAHAYAAAEGFAATDDAGLVARLGHTVELVEGDARLFKVTRAGDLALAEAFAGPSESRKV from the coding sequence GTGCCCTCTCTATCACCCATCAACAGTCAACCATCAACTCCCTCCTACGCCGCGCTGATTCCCGCCGCCGGTTCTGGCACCCGCCTGGGCAAAGGCCCCAAAGCCGCCGTCACCGTGGGCGGGCGCTCGCTGCTGGCGTGGGCGACGGAGGCGCTGGCCCCGCATGTGGCCGAAGTGGTGGTGGCGCTCCCCGGAGGTCTGAGCCTCCCCGCCGACGTGCCCGCAGGCGTGCGCACCATCACGGGCGGCGCGACCCGTCAGGACAGCGTGCGCCTGCTGCTGGAAGCCACGCATGCCGAATACGTCCTGATTCACGACGCGGCGCGGCCCTTCCTGAGTGCTGAAATCGTGCAGGCGATGCAAGCGGCAGTGCTGCGCAGCGAAGCGGCGACCGTGGCGCTGCCGGTGGCGGACTCGCTCGTGCTGGGGGATGTCAATACCGAACAGGCACGTGCCTTCTGGGTGCAGGGCGTCGCCCGCGAAAACCTCTGGGCCATCCAGACCCCGCAGGGCTTCCGGCGCGAACTGCTTCAGTACGCCCACGCCTACGCCGCCGCCGAAGGCTTCGCCGCCACCGACGACGCCGGACTGGTGGCGCGGCTGGGGCACACGGTGGAGCTGGTGGAGGGAGACGCGCGGCTGTTCAAAGTGACGCGGGCGGGGGATTTGGCGTTGGCGGAGGCTTTTGCTGGCCCGTCTGAGAGTCGAAAAGTCTAA
- a CDS encoding GNAT family N-acetyltransferase has protein sequence MTAPFPLSTSRLTLRLYKPDDLTALLGYYSQPQVARYLLDEPWTRPFAEQQVQKRLQRQGLDTPAGALAVVWEVQGEVIGDAALWLTDDTGKVAEIGWVLHPDFAGQGFATEAVGALLNVAFEGYSLHRVAAQMDARNLASGKLCERLGMKKEAYLRQNWWSKGEWTDTVIYAVLAADRRESPAEHEASNPAARMDTVYEKKSSDPSEAATQLGFEALRVSD, from the coding sequence ATGACGGCTCCCTTTCCCCTCAGCACTTCACGCCTCACCCTGCGCCTGTACAAGCCGGACGATTTGACCGCCTTGCTGGGTTACTACAGTCAGCCGCAGGTGGCGCGGTATCTGCTGGACGAACCGTGGACGCGGCCTTTTGCCGAGCAGCAAGTGCAAAAGCGGCTTCAGCGGCAGGGGCTAGACACTCCAGCGGGCGCACTGGCGGTGGTCTGGGAAGTTCAGGGCGAGGTGATAGGAGACGCCGCCCTGTGGCTTACCGACGACACGGGAAAGGTGGCCGAAATCGGCTGGGTGCTGCATCCAGATTTCGCGGGGCAGGGGTTCGCCACCGAAGCTGTCGGCGCTCTACTGAATGTGGCCTTTGAGGGGTACAGCTTGCACCGCGTGGCGGCCCAGATGGACGCCCGCAATCTGGCTTCGGGCAAACTCTGCGAGCGGCTGGGCATGAAAAAGGAAGCCTACTTGCGGCAAAACTGGTGGAGCAAAGGCGAGTGGACAGACACCGTGATTTACGCGGTTCTGGCAGCTGACCGCCGTGAGTCTCCGGCAGAGCATGAAGCGTCCAACCCCGCCGCCCGAATGGATACCGTCTACGAAAAGAAAAGCAGCGACCCGAGCGAAGCAGCCACCCAGCTGGGTTTTGAGGCGCTGCGGGTGAGTGACTAG
- a CDS encoding ATP-binding cassette domain-containing protein — MPPIPAGPLDVLRVEGLTVQRGGKTVLDGLNLHLRRGEKVALVGEDGAGKSTLLRAILGELPFAGHVVWGAGLSVYAAGQNGEELAGFGTLADALLDANDALTPHQLYEITAQLFLPPPHTPVSHLSGGQRTCLSLARLSVTRVQVLLLDEPTNHLDPQMVDVLEEVLRDYAGTVLLATHDRRLIKRVAGRVLRLETAAHTLSGSAGVPE; from the coding sequence TTGCCGCCCATCCCCGCTGGCCCGCTGGACGTGCTGCGGGTGGAAGGCTTGACCGTGCAGCGCGGAGGAAAGACGGTGCTGGACGGGCTGAACCTCCACCTTCGGCGCGGCGAAAAAGTCGCGCTGGTGGGCGAAGACGGCGCAGGCAAAAGCACGCTGTTGCGGGCCATTTTGGGCGAGTTGCCGTTCGCGGGCCATGTGGTCTGGGGAGCGGGCCTGAGCGTTTATGCGGCGGGGCAAAATGGCGAGGAACTGGCAGGCTTCGGGACTTTGGCCGACGCACTCCTAGACGCCAACGACGCGCTTACCCCGCACCAGCTGTACGAAATCACCGCGCAACTCTTCTTGCCGCCGCCGCACACGCCGGTTTCGCACCTGTCGGGCGGTCAGCGCACCTGCCTCAGCCTCGCCCGCCTGAGCGTGACGCGGGTGCAGGTGCTGCTGCTCGACGAGCCGACCAACCACCTCGACCCGCAGATGGTGGACGTGCTGGAGGAGGTGCTGCGCGACTACGCGGGAACGGTGCTGCTGGCGACGCATGATAGGCGGCTGATAAAGCGGGTAGCGGGGCGCGTGCTCCGGCTGGAAACGGCCGCTCACACCCTTAGCGGCTCTGCTGGCGTGCCGGAATGA